The Brachyhypopomus gauderio isolate BG-103 chromosome 17, BGAUD_0.2, whole genome shotgun sequence genome includes a window with the following:
- the LOC143480668 gene encoding B2 bradykinin receptor-like produces MEPENPISTTAISPANFTNESICHDLEAWNWLYTMQPAYMLVICVLGILGNVFVLLVFCLHKKACTVAEIYLGNLAAADLILMFSLPFWAHNVANEFNWHFGPVMCRLVNMGVSMNMYCSIYFLVLVSADRYVALVHALSHGRMRRPWYAKLSCIAVWSLGVLLSIPTLSFRTVQYISQYKVTACFLNYPNRAVELACDILLMLLGFIIPVSVISYCTWKIICALQRQVMDRFNAVNTEKKATLLVLAVLVAFLVCWVPFHLITLLDILLRLKVLHGCLLINVLDICNQIATYLAFSNSVLNPILYVIVGKNFRKKVKELLEQISYRKNKGSGSTRSQTSSTLKTFA; encoded by the coding sequence ATGGAGCCAGAAAACCCAATATCTACAACAGCCATCTCTCCAGCCAATTTTACTAATGAGAGTATTTGCCATGATTTAGAAGCATGGAATTGGCTGTACACCATGCAGCCAGCGTACATGTTGGTTATCTGTGTGCTAGGAATTCTGGGAAATGTGTTTGTCCTGCTGGTCTTTTGCCTGCATAAGAAAGCCTGCACTGTGGCAGAGATCTACCTGGGCAACCTGGCAGCAGCAGACCTCATCCTGATGTTCTCCCTACCGTTCTGGGCCCACAACGTGGCCAACGAGTTCAACTGGCATTTTGGCCCCGTGATGTGTCGCCTGGTCAACATGGGTGTAAGCATGAACATGTACTGCAGCATCTACTTCCTGGTGTTGGTGAGCGCTGACCGCTATGTGGCTCTGGTGCACGCGCTGTCCCACGGCCGCATGCGCCGCCCTTGGTACGCCAAGCTCTCCTGCATAGCTGTGTGGAGCCTCGGAGTCCTCCTCAGCATACCAACCCTCAGCTTCCGGACAGTGCAGTACATATCACAGTACAAGGTCACCGCCTGCTTTCTGAACTACCCCAATCGCGCGGTGGAGCTGGCCTGCGACATTCTACTCATGTTGCTGGGCTTTATCATCCCTGTGTCTGTCATCTCCTACTGCACCTGGAAAATCATTTGTGCACTGCAGAGGCAGGTGATGGATCGGTTCAATGCAGTGAACACAGAGAAGAAGGCCACGTTGCTGGTGCTGGCCGTTCTCGTGGCCTTCCTGGTGTGTTGGGTTCCTTTCCACCTGATAACTCTGCTGGATATCCTTTTGCGACTCAAGGTACTGCATGGATGTTTACTCATCAATGTCCTGGACATCTGTAATCAGATCGCCACCTACCTGGCGTTTAGCAACAGTGTGCTCAATCCCATCCTCTATGTGATTGTTGGGAAAAACTTCAGAAAGAAAGTCAAAGAACTTCTGGAGCAAATTTCCTACCGAAAGAATAAAGGCAGCGGGTCTACACGATCACAAACATCATCGACGCTCAAAACATTTGCATAA